A region of Neovison vison isolate M4711 chromosome 7, ASM_NN_V1, whole genome shotgun sequence DNA encodes the following proteins:
- the LOC122911720 gene encoding LOW QUALITY PROTEIN: PWWP domain-containing protein 2A-like (The sequence of the model RefSeq protein was modified relative to this genomic sequence to represent the inferred CDS: deleted 1 base in 1 codon) — MLLNQTEVKASDCVRIWISNLQKEGEKRFGPHGIPVTVFPKREYKEKPKVMQLQSNTFQEGIEVKHEVNCAVPDDPSPISPPKPGLAESLWTSKPLPLFHERAPYPPPLFIRDTYNQSIPQPPPWKIKRPKRKMYREEPTSIMNAIKLRPRQVLCDKCKTSVVAEKKEIRKGSSASDSSKYEDKKRRNESVTTVNKKLKTDHKVDGKNQNESQKRNAVVKVSNIAHSRGRVVKVSAQANTSKAQLSTKKVLQNKNMDHAKAREVLKIAKEKAQKKQSETSTSKNAHSKVHFTRRYQSPSSGSLPPRVLLKPQRYGNEENDSSLKTGLEKMRSGKMAPKPQSRCTSTRSAAQRH; from the exons ATGCTATTGAATCAAACAGAAGTGAAGGCCAGTGATTGTGTGAGAATCTGGATTTCAAATCTGCAAAAGGAAGGTGAAAAAAGGTTTGGGCCCCATGGGATCCCTGTGACAGTGTTTCCCAAAAGGGAATATAAGGAGAAACCTAAAGTCATGCAGCTCCAAAGTAATACATTCCAAGAAGGGATAGAAGTCAAGCATGAAGTGAATTGTGCTGTTCCCGATGACCCTTCTCCCATCTCGCCTCCCAAGCCAGGCTTGGCTGAAAGCCTGTGGACTTCCAAACCACTGCCTCTCTTCCATGAAAGAGCACCTTACCCTCCCCCTTTGTTTATCAGGGACACCTATAACCAGTCAATACCTCAGCCACCGCCTTGGAAAATTAAGCGACCCAAACGAAAAATGTACAGGGAAGAACCTACTTCAATAATGAATGCTATTAAACTGCGACCCAGGCAAGTCCTGTGTGACAAGTGTAAAACCAGTGTTgttgcagagaaaaaggaaattagaaaaggtAGTAGTGCaa GTGACTCTTCTAAATACGAAGATAAAAAACGGAGAAACGAA AGTGTAACTACTGtgaacaaaaaactgaaaactgacCATAAAGTGGATgggaaaaaccaaaatgaaagccAGAAAAGAAATGCTGTGGTGAAGGTTTCCAATATTGCTCATAGCAGAGGCAGAGTAGTCAAAGTTTCTGCTCAGGCAAATACATCAAAAGCTCAGTTAAGTACTAAAAAAGTGCTCCAGAATAAGAACATGGATCATGCAAAAGCTCGGGAAGTGTTGAAAATTGCCAAAGAAAAGGCACAAAAGAAGCAAAGTGAAACCTCTACATCCAAAAATGCACATTCAAAAGTCCATTTCACACGTCGCTATCAGAGTCCTAGCTCAGGTTCCCTTCCACCCCGGGTTCTTTTAAAACCACAAAGGTACGGGAATGAAGAAAATGACTCTTCTTTGAAGACGGGACTTGAGAAAATGCGGAGTGGCAAGATGGCACCCAAGCCCCAGTCTCGCTGCACCTCTACCCGCTCAGCAGCACAGAGACATTAG